aaatgaacatgttatcagAAGACGGGAGGAATTTATGTGCCTCTTAAACGAAACTCGAGTACCGACAAATAACccggtctaagtcggaccgaaacgtcgtcggaagctcctttctcctatgtgcgagttatttgtatattgttccagtcatggtattgtacctttttgctCTGTCGGTACTATAATGCATCAACAAATTCAGTGATCGTGATTATAACGGAGAAGCTTCAAGCTGCATGAAGCAAAAACTTCTTTATAATCATACTGATTGAAGCAAAGTAAGCTGATGCCTCCTAATAGAAGTTTTGTAACCAAGAACAAAATTTTCAACGACAAGTTGAGAGACTCAGTTATTTTCCACTTAGTAACTAATAATGTAACTTCACTGTACACTTTAGCTTGTTATTTTTATAACTCTGAGATTTATAACTATCCAAGAAATTGTAGTAATCCTATTCTTCCTTGACCCATTTAATCCAGACGCtgcatgacccctacaggtttagaacTTCCCCTTGGTTATAACAGTACcaggtaataacaataataaaattataaataataataattaatcttAATTTTAAAGGTTGTTGTGTCTACAGTGGGACCTCTGGGCTTCTGTCGCTTAGCAGCTGTAGACACCAGTCAAGTGTCCCACACCATCCCTAGGAGACACAGTACCGTCATCACACCGCCAACTTCGAAAACCCTCGACCCGTACGAAGgaatgaccaccaccactactccgcCTGGGACGTCGCAAACACCTGCGGTCTTCACAATGTCTCCTGAACTCTTTCCGCCGAGCACAGCGTCGCCAGGTGCTAGTCAGGAGACAAGGCCTACTAATGTTTCCCTGTGGGAGCTAACGCCCCAGGGTGGTCTTGACACTACGTTATCCTTAGAGAGTGATCTCAAACATACTCCCTCAGCGAGTTCCACCGTGCAAGGCGCGACGGAAGATGCTCCCGTTGATGGAAGGCAGTCATTCGATGTCTTAAGAGCCTTCACGAGCACTGATAAGGATGTTACGGACGAGAAGCAAGACACAAAGAATGTTCTCTTACACGTGAACGGAAGTTACGAGGAGGTCGTAGAGCAAGAAAAAGATAACTCGAGTATACCTCACTTTCAGGAGGAAAAACTGGTACTGAGTGAACTTGGGGATGTTAAAAAAACGCAGGAAATGTCAGAACATGAGACCACCATTACGGATGTGAGAAATACAACTCGATATATCCAAGGGGGTAACACTGGGCAGGAGGTCAATAATAGGATAAGAATGACTATCGCAAACATCGACACAGACGTAGGTGGATCCGCAGAACACAAGAACACCACCGTAAAGAAAAACAGCAGAAGGAAGAATAGGAATAGAAAGaggaaaaagaaaaacagaagaaaGAAAACAAAGTCGAGAAAGCAATCATTGGTGTCAGTGGGTCGTCGGAGAGGTGAGTTTGATGAGCCTAACCCCTCGAACAGAACATCTCTTCAGTTGACGTTGGACGTAGCTAAGTTGAGATCTGGCAACCTGAAACCTGGCAAAGCTAAGAAGAGCTCCGATCAGCTGGTATCTGGCAAAATAAAGTCGAGGTCTAGTCGTATACAGTCTAGTGAAGCTATTGCCAGGTCTGATAAGTTGGCATCTGGAAAAGCTAAGAAGAATTCTGGTCAGATGGTGTTTGAAAAAGCTACGGTGACCCCCAGCGCTGAAGAACTGTTCTTCGCCGAGTTTCTTGTTCAACAAGAACAGCGGAAGAGTTATCACGATATTCTCGGTAAGTATGTTTCCAAATACACAGTTGATTAACAGAATCGGATAAGGATATGGTTAGGGATGAACGTGGAGTGATGAAAGCAGACACAGAGGATAGGATAGGAAGGGGCTGACAGAAGTAAATATGGACAGAGCGAGAGATGAGCAGGGACTAACAGTAGAAGACGACTGAAGAAAATGATAATTGGGAGacgaaaacaataaaataaaatagatAACAGAAATTAATATATCTTCGTGGGAAGCTAACGGCTCCTATATAAAACATttttaataaagttggtagaattaccgacaatatgtaaagtaaaaggacacaagtgcaactaatgtgacatttattgtggcaacgtttcgctctccaggagctttatcaagccattacatggcttgataaagctcctggagagcgaaacgttgccacaataaatgtcacattagttgcacttgtgtccttttactttacaaaacatttttaattgtaAACATTTTTCAGTGCTGATTCTTCGATTAATTTCCGTTTTTTCAAATT
This genomic stretch from Cherax quadricarinatus isolate ZL_2023a chromosome 22, ASM3850222v1, whole genome shotgun sequence harbors:
- the LOC128689704 gene encoding uncharacterized protein encodes the protein MRARSVQLMTSWWVVGVWAALGITTGVISVVTVLQPSWYVRYSLIHAQQARGVSFQVVVSTVGPLGFCRLAAVDTSQVSHTIPRRHSTVITPPTSKTLDPYEGMTTTTTPPGTSQTPAVFTMSPELFPPSTASPGASQETRPTNVSLWELTPQGGLDTTLSLESDLKHTPSASSTVQGATEDAPVDGRQSFDVLRAFTSTDKDVTDEKQDTKNVLLHVNGSYEEVVEQEKDNSSIPHFQEEKLVLSELGDVKKTQEMSEHETTITDVRNTTRYIQGGNTGQEVNNRIRMTIANIDTDVGGSAEHKNTTVKKNSRRKNRNRKRKKKNRRKKTKSRKQSLVSVGRRRGEFDEPNPSNRTSLQLTLDVAKLRSGNLKPGKAKKSSDQLVSGKIKSRSSRIQSSEAIARSDKLASGKAKKNSGQMVFEKATVTPSAEELFFAEFLVQQEQRKSYHDILAIDYRPRAPILLCSGVGVGVSAGSSAVWVLVGVVYGAAGVLQVIAGVASLALHAARAHARRYAFAVWVGNVQVAVVMSQGVALVLFPLGLGSPLARRECGGSSSVYWSGECSFGWSYMLGVVATTLAAYCPCLARLTIFRRYSLREWDSNFF